From a single Helicovermis profundi genomic region:
- a CDS encoding NADH-quinone oxidoreductase subunit C yields MLKMNSMNSIYENLNSKFNILSVDYPDDMQMAIDLEEKDIHTVLAYLKSDGYTQLSILTCVDWLKEGVLQLVYVIFNWDSGIHILVRTKLDRDKPLFRTVMEIYPGAEFYERDVHEFFGVEFEGNERSYKHLFLELWDAEPPMRKDFDTQAYSDKKYAPREYKSKFISEKGGEK; encoded by the coding sequence ATGTTAAAGATGAATTCCATGAATAGCATTTATGAAAATTTAAATAGTAAATTTAACATATTAAGCGTTGATTATCCTGATGATATGCAAATGGCGATTGATTTAGAAGAAAAAGATATTCATACAGTTTTAGCATATCTAAAATCAGATGGATATACACAGTTAAGTATATTAACGTGTGTAGATTGGCTTAAAGAGGGTGTGCTTCAATTAGTGTACGTAATTTTTAATTGGGACAGTGGTATTCATATATTAGTTAGAACTAAATTAGATAGAGATAAACCATTATTTAGAACTGTTATGGAAATTTACCCTGGCGCAGAGTTCTATGAAAGGGATGTTCATGAATTTTTTGGAGTAGAATTTGAAGGTAATGAAAGATCATATAAACATTTATTCCTTGAATTATGGGACGCAGAGCCTCCAATGAGAAAAGATTTTGATACACAAGCATATTCCGATAAAAAATATGCACCAAGAGAATATAAATCAAAATTCATTTCAGAAAAGGGAGGCGAAAAATAA
- the nuoB gene encoding NADH-quinone oxidoreductase subunit NuoB produces the protein MEIISNNLEKDKKDMRKVWEKIGDYFRANSIWMMWYCTGCGAIEMPPTMTSRFDMEQLGMGPMATPRQADVLLITGYLSAKTLRRVIYSYEQMQDPKYVIGFGSCTINGGIYYDSYATMKQLDHYLPVDLYIAGCMPRPEAVMNGFDTLISMIKKGEAKGWKHYQENYDWYHENQLHSLGEVYVKDEFHE, from the coding sequence GTGGAGATTATTAGTAATAATTTAGAAAAAGATAAAAAAGACATGAGAAAAGTATGGGAAAAAATAGGTGACTATTTTAGAGCGAATTCAATTTGGATGATGTGGTATTGTACTGGTTGTGGTGCAATAGAAATGCCACCAACAATGACTTCAAGATTTGATATGGAGCAACTTGGTATGGGTCCTATGGCAACACCAAGACAGGCAGATGTTCTTCTTATCACAGGATATTTAAGTGCAAAAACTTTAAGACGTGTTATATATTCTTATGAACAGATGCAAGATCCTAAATACGTTATAGGATTTGGATCATGTACTATTAACGGAGGTATTTACTATGATTCATATGCAACTATGAAACAATTGGATCATTATTTACCTGTAGATTTATATATAGCAGGATGTATGCCAAGACCGGAAGCTGTTATGAATGGTTTTGACACTCTTATATCTATGATAAAAAAGGGTGAAGCAAAGGGCTGGAAACACTATCAAGAAAATTATGATTGGTACCATGAAAATCAATTACATTCATTAGGGGAGGTGTATGTTAAAGATGAATTCCATGAATAG
- a CDS encoding proton-conducting transporter membrane subunit encodes MGFSTLILFMIISAIVTYAVSKQNSKAGAYLTVLFSTISLLILFLGKSNIGNEFTLLYMNFKVTAIGWYFSIIMVLIYSSTSFFNPYWMEKILHKSSYNFLYMFSLAATVGLFFSADLITLFIFWEIVVWSSTFIVPLGKSRRAAVVYYTISSVGSMATLFAIMFVYSKSGTFNINEAFAFLATQPTIASFVFFTFIMAGLTKIGIFPFHIWLPLAHGSAPHTFSPVLSGGLVKMGAFIAYISVGVLPAYKAFSTSLKIMGMPVQIYLLMVLGAISMVVGTLMAIKQDDAKKLIAYSSVANGGYILVGLLMMDQLTFAGALMHIFNHAIASAAAFLTIAAIAHRTGTTKISELGGMIHKMPVSYVVYLISIISLAGIPPMGGFVSKWLIVQGLASKGLIFIAFAAFFGSIGSFLYVFRPLAGLFLGQLAPKYENIKPSTIFMKIPMVILAAMSIFFGVFPKYLLAVIGEIQSSIGIDPIMMNGNTIVAINGVLNSNKVALIFGFGFMISLVIFLVLPKSRKVGLMDTFTSAEFIYTPELYHYANSFYAPFERLYKNHPSVEKFLDKFAIKTEEFGLLINSLFFSHKPSITVFWAMAIMTLIFLGGVNI; translated from the coding sequence TGCTTTATATGAATTTTAAAGTTACTGCTATTGGGTGGTATTTTTCAATAATAATGGTACTTATATATTCGTCAACATCATTTTTTAATCCATATTGGATGGAAAAAATACTTCATAAAAGTAGTTATAATTTTCTTTATATGTTTTCTTTAGCTGCAACTGTCGGACTGTTTTTTTCAGCAGATTTAATAACCTTATTTATATTTTGGGAAATAGTTGTATGGTCTTCAACCTTTATAGTTCCACTTGGAAAATCAAGAAGAGCAGCAGTTGTTTACTATACAATAAGTAGTGTTGGTTCAATGGCAACTCTATTTGCAATAATGTTTGTTTATTCAAAATCAGGAACTTTTAATATAAACGAGGCATTTGCATTTTTAGCAACTCAGCCAACTATTGCTAGCTTTGTATTCTTTACATTTATTATGGCTGGTTTAACTAAAATTGGTATATTCCCATTCCATATTTGGCTTCCACTAGCTCATGGTAGTGCACCTCATACATTTTCACCAGTACTTTCAGGTGGACTTGTTAAAATGGGAGCATTTATAGCCTATATAAGTGTTGGAGTTCTTCCAGCTTATAAAGCCTTTTCGACTAGTTTAAAAATTATGGGTATGCCAGTTCAAATATATCTACTTATGGTGCTTGGTGCAATTAGTATGGTAGTAGGTACATTAATGGCAATAAAGCAAGATGATGCGAAAAAATTAATTGCATATTCATCCGTTGCAAATGGTGGATATATATTAGTGGGTCTTCTTATGATGGATCAATTAACATTTGCAGGTGCTCTTATGCATATATTTAATCATGCAATAGCTTCTGCTGCAGCATTTCTTACAATTGCAGCAATTGCTCATAGAACTGGAACAACAAAAATATCAGAGCTTGGTGGTATGATTCATAAAATGCCAGTTTCTTATGTAGTTTATTTGATTTCTATAATTTCTCTTGCTGGAATTCCTCCTATGGGTGGATTTGTTTCAAAATGGTTGATTGTTCAAGGGCTTGCAAGTAAAGGACTAATATTTATAGCTTTTGCAGCATTTTTCGGTTCAATTGGTTCTTTCTTATATGTATTTAGACCACTTGCTGGGCTTTTCCTTGGTCAGTTAGCACCTAAATACGAAAATATAAAACCTTCTACAATATTTATGAAAATTCCAATGGTTATATTAGCAGCTATGTCAATTTTCTTTGGAGTTTTTCCTAAATATTTATTAGCAGTTATTGGTGAAATTCAATCATCAATTGGTATTGATCCAATTATGATGAATGGAAATACAATAGTTGCAATAAACGGTGTATTAAATTCAAATAAAGTTGCTCTTATATTTGGATTTGGTTTTATGATAAGTTTAGTGATATTTTTAGTTCTTCCAAAGAGTAGAAAAGTTGGCTTAATGGATACCTTTACTTCAGCTGAATTTATATATACTCCGGAGCTTTATCATTATGCAAATAGTTTCTACGCTCCATTTGAAAGACTTTATAAAAACCATCCGTCAGTTGAAAAGTTTTTAGATAAATTTGCAATTAAGACAGAAGAATTTGGACTACTTATAAATTCTCTATTCTTTAGTCATAAACCAAGTATTACAGTCTTTTGGGCCATGGCTATTATGACATTAATTTTTTTAGGCGGTGTTAATATATGA